A genomic stretch from Ictalurus punctatus breed USDA103 chromosome 2, Coco_2.0, whole genome shotgun sequence includes:
- the cbx1a gene encoding chromobox protein homolog 1a isoform X2 — protein MTRLGPNLQKLCSFDVDKEPEGSADSSPTSMSQPTDNTSDAAAVTPEPAPATAKLASTGGKKQTKKKVEEVVEEEEEEYVVEKVLDRRVVKGRVEYLLKWKGFTDEDNTWEPEDNLDCPDLIAEFLQSQKKAGDEKKDVGGKRKVGESDNETGSEDRPKKRKDEEKPRGFARGLDPERIIGATDSSGELMFLMKWKNSDEADLVPAKEANVKCPQVVISFYEERLTWHSYPNEEEEKKDDKS, from the exons ATGACTcgtcttggcccgaatctgcaGAAACTCtg CTCTTTTGACGTTGACAAGGAACCAGAAGGTTCCGCAGACTCTTCCCCGACGAGTATGAGCCAGCCAACAGACAACACTAGTGATGCTGCCGCTGTCACCCCAG AACCTGCACCGGCAACTGCCAAACTGGCATCCACCGGAGGAAAGAAGCAGACCAagaagaaggtggaggaggtggtagaagaggaagaggaagaatatGTGGTGGAGAAAGTTCTGGATCGACGGGTGGTGAAGGGTCGAGTCGAGTACCTGCTCAAATGGAAGGGCTTCACAGA TGAGGACAACACATGGGAGCCTGAAGATAATCTTGACTGCCCAGACCTAATAGCAGAGTTCCTGCAGTCACAGAAGAAGGCTGGAGATGAGAAAAAAGATGTGGGTGGCAAGAGGAAAGTGGGAGAGTCCGATAATGAGACTGGCAGTGAGGACAGGCCTAAGAAGAGGAAAGACGAG GAGAAGCCACGGGGTTTTGCTCGGGGATTGGATCCTGAACGCATTATTGGAGCCACAGATTCCAGCGGAGAGCTGATGTTCCTCATGAAGTG GAAAAATTCAGATGAGGCAGATCTTGTGCCAGCAAAGGAAGCAAACGTGAAGTGCCCACAAGTAGTTATTTCATTCTATGAGGAACGGCTAACGTGGCACTCCTACCCcaatgaggaagaggagaagaaggatGACAAAAGCTAA
- the cbx1a gene encoding chromobox protein homolog 1a isoform X1, whose amino-acid sequence MTRLGPNLQKLCSFDVDKEPEGSADSSPTSMSQPTDNTSDAAAVTPEPAPATAKLASTGGKKQTKKKVEEVVEEEEEEYVVEKVLDRRVVKGRVEYLLKWKGFTDDASNVPISEDNTWEPEDNLDCPDLIAEFLQSQKKAGDEKKDVGGKRKVGESDNETGSEDRPKKRKDEEKPRGFARGLDPERIIGATDSSGELMFLMKWKNSDEADLVPAKEANVKCPQVVISFYEERLTWHSYPNEEEEKKDDKS is encoded by the exons ATGACTcgtcttggcccgaatctgcaGAAACTCtg CTCTTTTGACGTTGACAAGGAACCAGAAGGTTCCGCAGACTCTTCCCCGACGAGTATGAGCCAGCCAACAGACAACACTAGTGATGCTGCCGCTGTCACCCCAG AACCTGCACCGGCAACTGCCAAACTGGCATCCACCGGAGGAAAGAAGCAGACCAagaagaaggtggaggaggtggtagaagaggaagaggaagaatatGTGGTGGAGAAAGTTCTGGATCGACGGGTGGTGAAGGGTCGAGTCGAGTACCTGCTCAAATGGAAGGGCTTCACAGA TGATGCTTCTAATGTCCCAATTAGTGAGGACAACACATGGGAGCCTGAAGATAATCTTGACTGCCCAGACCTAATAGCAGAGTTCCTGCAGTCACAGAAGAAGGCTGGAGATGAGAAAAAAGATGTGGGTGGCAAGAGGAAAGTGGGAGAGTCCGATAATGAGACTGGCAGTGAGGACAGGCCTAAGAAGAGGAAAGACGAG GAGAAGCCACGGGGTTTTGCTCGGGGATTGGATCCTGAACGCATTATTGGAGCCACAGATTCCAGCGGAGAGCTGATGTTCCTCATGAAGTG GAAAAATTCAGATGAGGCAGATCTTGTGCCAGCAAAGGAAGCAAACGTGAAGTGCCCACAAGTAGTTATTTCATTCTATGAGGAACGGCTAACGTGGCACTCCTACCCcaatgaggaagaggagaagaaggatGACAAAAGCTAA
- the cbx1a gene encoding chromobox protein homolog 1a isoform X3 — protein sequence MSQPTDNTSDAAAVTPEPAPATAKLASTGGKKQTKKKVEEVVEEEEEEYVVEKVLDRRVVKGRVEYLLKWKGFTDDASNVPISEDNTWEPEDNLDCPDLIAEFLQSQKKAGDEKKDVGGKRKVGESDNETGSEDRPKKRKDEEKPRGFARGLDPERIIGATDSSGELMFLMKWKNSDEADLVPAKEANVKCPQVVISFYEERLTWHSYPNEEEEKKDDKS from the exons ATGAGCCAGCCAACAGACAACACTAGTGATGCTGCCGCTGTCACCCCAG AACCTGCACCGGCAACTGCCAAACTGGCATCCACCGGAGGAAAGAAGCAGACCAagaagaaggtggaggaggtggtagaagaggaagaggaagaatatGTGGTGGAGAAAGTTCTGGATCGACGGGTGGTGAAGGGTCGAGTCGAGTACCTGCTCAAATGGAAGGGCTTCACAGA TGATGCTTCTAATGTCCCAATTAGTGAGGACAACACATGGGAGCCTGAAGATAATCTTGACTGCCCAGACCTAATAGCAGAGTTCCTGCAGTCACAGAAGAAGGCTGGAGATGAGAAAAAAGATGTGGGTGGCAAGAGGAAAGTGGGAGAGTCCGATAATGAGACTGGCAGTGAGGACAGGCCTAAGAAGAGGAAAGACGAG GAGAAGCCACGGGGTTTTGCTCGGGGATTGGATCCTGAACGCATTATTGGAGCCACAGATTCCAGCGGAGAGCTGATGTTCCTCATGAAGTG GAAAAATTCAGATGAGGCAGATCTTGTGCCAGCAAAGGAAGCAAACGTGAAGTGCCCACAAGTAGTTATTTCATTCTATGAGGAACGGCTAACGTGGCACTCCTACCCcaatgaggaagaggagaagaaggatGACAAAAGCTAA
- the nfe2l1a gene encoding endoplasmic reticulum membrane sensor NFE2L1a translates to MQPLKKYFTEGLIQVAIVLSLAGMHVDVDPYLPPPHNINIQSLDLTQTHSGNLQNSPEGYGLHMKSPDVAAFVPIPRLLHWVSSLQHLHIPTAQLEAWLVHSESDNSGMTIPSLTGSWEGGDELVDTEDSASLTMRMGGGGIGELAHDPVMDEGSLGVGTTLSRSQMDSEDIKEEADALWQQDPNQNVRYDQSLQGQNQYFSLLNEEDEDEFMMDSWRHSNPFHNPVTSIRGDVQFTGLQEDNSLSTDECLQLQEAGFPLGHDQYLADLDPVRADEDPLQHHRSLFSPLLPQHESVLDLEQQWQDVFAVLGPQDMSANDLLDSSHLNDGGRERETGTLENPIQQNLSLHQPIFPRSSEISFATNAAISEDGCLSNQNDTSLNVSNSSNVDLNFNDPDIIDFLLSTTPDRSNVSIPIFSMEEPSQSSLFGPLLKESMLDENSTLDLTLENRSGQSEVFQKVEQTDSDSGLSLDYSQSPVSPSRSESSSSSSSSSSMSSMYSISGEGAVGYTHIKEEPMDEEGAVGGYTPEQNNMYYTHYLQSQYSPWLDHIGHDHTYNQPQCTNQRKPPKEHSEEPLEYKLQEEISTRDEKRARSMRIPFSTDHIINLPVEEFNELLAKHRLNEAQLALIRDIRRRGKNKVAAQNCRRRKLDILEDLECTVDSLRRHRARLLREKSEVLRSVRDLKRRLNDLYQEVRSRLREVERIPCSATDFTLQLGNDNHVSKPRRKSGKKQKDKE, encoded by the exons ATGCAACCCCTGAAGAAGTACTTCACTGAAGGCCTAATTCAGGTGGCCATTGTCCTCAGTCTAGCTGGGATGCATGTAGATGTGGATCCTTACCTTCCTCCTCCACATAACATCAATATCCAAAGCCTAGATTTGACACAGACCCATTCCGGCAACCTCCAGAACTCCCCAGAAGGATATGGTCTCCACATGAAGAGCCCAGATGTGGCGGCCTTTGTCCCAATTCCCAGGTTGTTGCACTGGGTTAGCTCTCTGCAGCACCTGCACATTCCAACAGCACAGCTCGAGGCCTGGCTGGTCCACAGCGAGTCTGACAACAGCGGGATGACTATACCTAGCTTAACTGGTTCCTGGGAAGGTGGTGATGAGCTGGTGGACACGGAGGACTCGGCAAGTTTGACTATGAGGATGGGAGGTGGAGGGATTGGAGAATTGGCACATGACCCGGTTATGGATGAAGGAAGTTTGGGTGTGGGGACCACACTCTCAAGAAGTCAAATGGATAGTGAAGATATTAAAGAG GAAGCAGATGCACTATGGCAGCAAGACCCCAACCAAAATGTCCGCTACGATCAGTCACTTCAAGGACAAAATCAATACTTCAGCCTGCTTAATGAAGAAGATGAGGATGAGTTCATGATGGACAGCTGGCGGCATTCAAACCCATTTCATAACCCAGTGACCAGCATACGAGGGGATGTTCAG TTCACAGGTTTACAGGAGGATAACTCATTGTCTACTGATGAATGTCTGCAATTACAGGAGGCTGGTTTCCCCTTAGGACATGATCAGTAT TTGGCAGATCTTGATCCAGTGAGAGCTGATGAAGACCCACTGCAACACCACAGGTCTCTATTCTCCCCTCTGTTACCTCAACATGAGTCTGTGCTGGACTTAGAACAGCAATGGCAAGATGTTTTTGCTGTCTTGGGACCACAG GACATGAGTGCAAATGACTTACTGGACAGTTCTCACCTCAATGATgggggaagagaaagagagacaggaacTTTGGAGAATCCCATACAGCAAAATCTAAGCCTTCATCAACCTATTTTTCCAAGATCCAGCGAGATATCTTTTGCAACCAACGCAGCCATCAGTGAAGACGGCTGCCTTTCTAACCAGAACGATACTTCTTTGAATGTTTCAAACTCCTCTAATGTCGATTTGAATTTTAATGACCCTGACATCATAGACTTTCTCCTTTCTACTACACCTGACCGCTCAAACGTCAGTATACCTATCTTCTCTATGGAGGAACCAAGCCAGTCAAGTCTTTTTGGTCCTCTATTGAAAGAATCCATGCTTGATGAGAACAGTACGCTGGATCTGACATTGGAGAACAGATCTGGCCAGTCAGAGGTATTCCAAAAAGTGGAACAGACAGACTCTGACTCTGGACTCTCTCTGGACTACAGCCAAAGTCCCGTTTCCCCAAGTAGATCTGAATCCTCATCGTCCTCCAGCTCGTCATCATCGATGTCATCGATGTACTCCATTTCTGGGGAAGGGGCTGTAGGATACACCCACATCAAAGAGGAGCCGATGGATGAAGAAGGAGCTGTTGGAGGTTATACCCCAGAACAAAACAATATGTACTACACACATTACCTGCAATCCCAATATTCACCCTGGCTTGATCATATAGGCCATGATCACACCTACAACCAACCCCAATGTACCAACCAAAGAAAGCCTCCCAAAGAGCACTCAGAAGAACCTCTGGAATATAAACTCCAAGAGGAGATATCTACCAGGGATGAGAAGCGAGCACGTTCCATGAGGATTCCATTTTCAACTGACCACATTATTAACTTGCCTGTTGAAGAGTTCAATGAGCTTCTTGCCAAGCACCGCTTAAATGAGGCTCAACTAGCACTTATTAGAGACATTCGCCGCAGAGGCAAGAACAAAGTCGCTGCGCAAAACTGTCGTCGCAGGAAACTGGATATCTTGGAGGATTTGGAATGTACTGTTGATAGTCTGCGGCGTCACCGTGCAAGACTGCTCAGGGAGAAATCGGAAGTTCTGCGTTCAGTTAGAGACTTGAAACGACGCCTTAACGACCTCTATCAAGAGGTGAGGAGTAGACTCAGGGAGGTGGAAAGGATTCCTTGCTCAGCCACGGATTTTACTCTGCAACTGGGCAACGACAACCATGTTTCAAAACCCAGACGGAAGTCTGGCAAGAAGCAGAAAGACAAGGAGTGA